In one Trueperaceae bacterium genomic region, the following are encoded:
- a CDS encoding polyprenyl synthetase family protein, protein MPGALGAPPDAAVEAELARFRRLLSDYPGRPGKTLRGQLVVWSARAHGASDAGGAMVLAEALELFQNWVLVHDDIEDGSEERRGRPALHREVGVPVALNVGDAMHMLMWRHLLGLPPGPPLAREAAMAEFTRMLLATAAGQHLDLAWVGAGRFDVTEAEYVRMVTLKTAYYTVVAPLRLGAMCAGATPPEDLEAAAIDLGVAFQIRDDVLNLAPGAGYGKEVAGDLYEGKRTLILARLLATLPAARRARVVAALSRPRAAKTEREMAEVLGEMHEWGAVAYAQAEAEARAARGLAAVRRWLAGLPDQPAAAQVEALLADLAGRTA, encoded by the coding sequence CTGCCGGGCGCGCTGGGCGCGCCTCCCGATGCGGCCGTCGAGGCGGAGCTGGCGCGCTTCCGACGCCTGCTGAGCGACTACCCGGGCCGCCCCGGCAAGACCCTCCGCGGCCAGCTCGTGGTGTGGAGCGCCAGGGCGCACGGTGCCTCCGACGCGGGCGGCGCCATGGTGCTCGCGGAGGCGCTGGAGCTCTTCCAGAACTGGGTGCTCGTTCACGACGACATCGAGGACGGCTCCGAGGAGCGCCGCGGGCGACCGGCGCTTCACCGCGAGGTCGGAGTGCCCGTCGCCCTCAACGTTGGCGACGCCATGCACATGTTGATGTGGCGCCACCTGCTCGGCCTGCCGCCGGGCCCGCCGCTCGCGCGGGAGGCGGCCATGGCCGAGTTCACGCGCATGCTGCTTGCCACGGCAGCGGGCCAGCACCTCGACCTCGCGTGGGTAGGCGCCGGCAGGTTCGACGTGACCGAGGCGGAGTACGTCCGCATGGTGACGCTCAAGACCGCCTACTACACCGTGGTGGCTCCCCTCCGGCTCGGCGCCATGTGCGCCGGCGCCACCCCGCCGGAGGACCTGGAAGCTGCCGCCATCGACCTGGGGGTCGCGTTCCAGATCCGCGACGACGTGCTCAACCTCGCGCCCGGCGCCGGCTACGGCAAGGAGGTCGCGGGCGACCTGTACGAGGGCAAGCGCACCCTGATACTCGCCAGGCTGCTGGCCACCCTCCCCGCCGCGCGGCGCGCGCGGGTCGTGGCGGCCCTGAGCCGCCCGCGCGCCGCGAAGACGGAGCGCGAGATGGCGGAGGTGCTCGGGGAGATGCACGAGTGGGGCGCGGTGGCGTACGCGCAGGCCGAGGCGGAGGCGCGGGCGGCGCGAGGTCTGGCCGCGGTGCGCCGCTGGCTGGCCGGCCTGCCCGACCAGCCGGCGGCCGCCCAGGTGGAGGCGCTGCTGGCGGACCTCGCCGGTCGGACCGCCTGA
- a CDS encoding ComF family protein, translating into MTRPRVRSSRPAGVSRGGPSRGADQDPAPTRSAARRAAAAVMGLALRLAPCAACEARGAGPEGVCPACARAIRAALSDAPASPAADTVWLGPYAGPWRRLVHALKYRGATRLAPFLGALVAARVVAVGWHPRLVTHVPTTPARRRDRGFDQAELLAAAVARSLRVPHAGVLTRVRVTSKLAGQGRAARQAELTGAFRARYLAGREVLVVDDVLTTGATLAAAREALHAAGAGGVRCAVVARTVAHEGSGPDEEPRGGLRAR; encoded by the coding sequence ATGACCCGGCCGCGCGTCCGCTCGTCACGCCCCGCCGGAGTCTCACGCGGCGGGCCGTCGCGGGGTGCCGACCAGGACCCGGCCCCGACCAGGTCGGCGGCCCGGCGCGCTGCCGCCGCCGTGATGGGCCTGGCGCTGCGGCTGGCGCCCTGCGCCGCGTGCGAGGCGCGCGGCGCAGGGCCGGAGGGCGTGTGCCCCGCCTGCGCTCGCGCCATCCGCGCGGCCCTATCGGACGCGCCGGCGAGTCCCGCGGCCGACACCGTCTGGCTGGGGCCGTACGCCGGCCCGTGGCGCCGCCTCGTTCACGCCCTCAAGTACCGCGGCGCCACGCGCCTGGCGCCGTTCCTGGGCGCCCTCGTGGCAGCGAGGGTGGTGGCGGTGGGCTGGCACCCGCGCCTCGTCACGCACGTGCCCACCACGCCGGCCCGTCGCCGCGACCGCGGCTTCGACCAGGCCGAGCTTCTCGCCGCCGCCGTGGCCCGCTCGCTGCGCGTCCCGCACGCCGGGGTCCTCACGCGGGTGCGCGTCACCAGCAAGCTCGCCGGCCAGGGGCGCGCGGCGCGCCAGGCGGAGCTGACGGGCGCCTTCAGGGCGCGCTACCTGGCGGGCAGGGAGGTGCTGGTCGTGGATGACGTCCTCACCACCGGCGCCACGCTCGCCGCCGCCCGCGAGGCGCTCCACGCGGCGGGCGCCGGCGGCGTCAGGTGCGCCGTCGTCGCGCGCACGGTGGCGCACGAGGGCTCGGGACCCGACGAGGAGCCGCGCGGCGGCCTCAGAGCACGATGA
- a CDS encoding divergent PAP2 family protein: MSGILGNLALWSALSATVAAQLLKVTLVLILERRWAPERLLDTGGMPSSHTASVAALATSVGLLYGWGSPTFAIAAVFGSIVMYDATGIRRAAGQQAEAINDLVKELGHLFDPRYQPRALKTLLGHTYPQVWAGALLGVITALVIVL, from the coding sequence GTGAGCGGCATACTCGGCAACCTGGCGCTGTGGTCGGCCCTCTCCGCCACCGTGGCGGCGCAGTTGCTCAAGGTCACCCTCGTACTGATCTTGGAGCGCCGGTGGGCGCCGGAACGGCTCCTCGACACGGGGGGGATGCCGTCGTCGCATACGGCGTCCGTGGCCGCCCTCGCGACGAGCGTGGGTCTCCTGTACGGGTGGGGGAGTCCGACGTTCGCCATCGCCGCCGTGTTCGGCTCCATCGTGATGTACGACGCCACCGGCATCAGGCGGGCCGCCGGCCAGCAGGCGGAGGCGATCAACGACCTCGTCAAGGAGCTCGGTCACCTCTTCGACCCGCGTTACCAGCCGCGCGCCCTGAAGACTCTGCTGGGCCACACCTACCCGCAGGTCTGGGCTGGCGCGCTGCTGGGCGTGATCACGGCGCTCGTCATCGTGCTCTGA
- a CDS encoding ATP-binding cassette domain-containing protein, which translates to MSNENKKGAVQAPNSEVLLEVKNLRKYFPIRGGIFSRVVANVKAVEDVSFNVQRGEVVGLVGESGSGKTTVGRSILRLIEPSAGEVLFDGVDVTKLSKGQMREYRKRMQIIFQDPFASLNPRMSVGDIIGEAMTIHNLARGKDREQRVAQLLERVGLSPSHMRRYPHEFSGGQRQRIGIARALAVDPQFIVADEPVSALDVSIQAQVVNLLQDLKDELGLTLLFIAHDLGVVEYISDHVIVMYLGRIMEIAPAKELYANPIHPYTEALLSAVPIPDPTVKRDRIILQGDIPSPINPPSGCVFRTRCPIATKECAEVVPPLVEVSPGHFKACINR; encoded by the coding sequence ATGAGCAACGAGAACAAGAAGGGGGCCGTCCAGGCGCCCAACTCCGAAGTCCTCCTCGAGGTCAAGAACCTGCGCAAGTACTTCCCCATCCGGGGCGGCATCTTCTCGCGCGTTGTCGCCAACGTCAAGGCGGTCGAGGACGTGTCGTTCAACGTCCAGCGCGGCGAGGTCGTCGGACTGGTGGGCGAGTCGGGGTCCGGCAAGACGACGGTGGGTCGCTCGATCCTCCGCCTCATCGAGCCGTCCGCTGGCGAGGTCCTGTTCGACGGTGTCGACGTCACCAAGCTGAGCAAGGGCCAGATGCGCGAGTACCGCAAGCGCATGCAGATCATCTTCCAGGACCCGTTCGCGAGCCTCAACCCGCGCATGTCGGTGGGCGACATCATCGGTGAGGCCATGACCATCCACAACCTGGCGCGCGGGAAGGACCGCGAGCAGCGGGTGGCCCAGTTGCTCGAGCGCGTCGGGCTGTCGCCGTCTCACATGCGCCGCTACCCGCACGAGTTCTCGGGCGGGCAGCGGCAGCGCATCGGGATCGCGCGCGCCCTCGCCGTCGATCCGCAGTTCATCGTGGCGGACGAGCCCGTCTCCGCCCTCGACGTCTCCATCCAGGCGCAGGTCGTCAACCTCCTCCAGGACCTGAAGGACGAACTCGGCCTCACGCTGCTCTTCATCGCGCACGACCTGGGGGTCGTCGAGTACATCAGCGACCACGTCATCGTGATGTACCTCGGGCGCATCATGGAGATCGCTCCCGCCAAGGAGCTGTACGCCAACCCGATCCACCCGTACACGGAGGCGCTGCTCTCGGCCGTGCCGATCCCCGACCCGACGGTCAAGCGCGACCGCATCATCCTCCAGGGCGACATCCCGTCTCCCATCAACCCCCCGTCGGGCTGCGTGTTCCGCACGCGCTGCCCGATCGCGACCAAGGAGTGCGCCGAGGTCGTGCCTCCCCTCGTGGAGGTCTCGCCGGGGCACTTCAAGGCGTGCATCAACCGCTGA